In the genome of Dermacentor silvarum isolate Dsil-2018 chromosome 1, BIME_Dsil_1.4, whole genome shotgun sequence, one region contains:
- the LOC119434419 gene encoding tubulin alpha-1C chain — protein MRECISVHIGQAGVQIGNACWELYCLEHGIQQDGRMPSDKVSGGVDDSFSTFFADTGAGRHVPRAVFVDLEPTVVDEVRSGAYRQLYHPEQLISGKEDAANNYARGHYTIGKEIVDLVLDRIRKLADMCTGLQGFLVFHSFGGGTGSGFTSLLMERLSVDYGKKSKLEFSIYPAPQVSTAVVEPYNSILTTHTTLEHSDCAFMVDNEAIYDICRRNLDIERPTYTNLNRLISQIVSSITASLRFDGALNVDLTEFQTNLVPYPRIHFPLVTYAPVISAEKAYHEQLTVAEITNACFEPANQMVKCDPRHGKYMACCMLYRGDVVPKDVNAAIAAIKTKRTIQFVDWCPTGFKVGINYQPPTVVPGGDLAKVPRAVCMLSNTTAIAEAWARLDHKFDLMYAKRAFVHWYVGEGMEEGEFSEAREDMAALEKDYEEVGMDSNEAVDEGEEY, from the exons ATG AGGGAGTGTATCAGCGTGCACATTGGCCAGGCTGGTGTTCAAATTGGCAACGCTTGCTGGGAACTTTACTGTCTCGAACATGGCATCCAGCAGGATGGACGGATGCCCAGTGACAAGGTGTCAGGTGGAGTCGACGATTCGTTCAGCACTTTCTTCGCCGACACCGGCGCCGGCCGGCATGTCCCACGGGCCGTGTTCGTCGACCTCGAGCCGACTGTGGTCGATGAGGTCCGCTCTGGTGCCTACCGGCAGCTCTACCACCCCGAGCAGCTGATCTCTGGCAAGGAGGACGCAGCCAACAACTATGCGCGTGGTCACTACACCATCGGAAAGGAGATCGTCGACCTAGTGCTTGACCGCATACGCAAGCTGGCCGACATGTGCACAGGCTTACAGGGCTTCCTCGTCTTCCATAGCTTTGGCGGCGGCACCGGCTCTGGATTCACATCTCTCCTCATGGAGCGCCTCTCAGTCGACTACGGCAAGAAATCGAAGCTCGAGTTCTCCATCTACCCTGCGCCACAG GTTTCTACTGCTGTTGTTGAACCTTACAACTCTATCCTGACCACACACACAACGCTGGAACATTCCGATTGTGCCTTCATGGTTGACAATGAGGCCATCTACGATATCTGCCGCCGGAACCTGGACATTGAACGACCTACATACACCAACCTGAACCGCCTCATCAGCCAGATCGTGTCCTCAATCACGGCTTCGCTCCGCTTCGATGGCGCACTTAACGTCGACTTGACGGAGTTCCAGACCAACTTGGTGCCTTACCCCAG GATCCACTTTCCACTGGTGACGTACGCACCCGTCATCTCCGCTGAGAAGGCCTACCACGAACAGCTTACCGTGGCCGAGATCACCAACGCCTGTTTCGAGCCTGCCAACCAGATGGTCAAATGCGACCCCCGCCACGGAAAGTACATGGCTTGCTGTATGCTGTACCGTGGCGACGTGGTGCCCAAGGACGTCAACGCTGCCATCGCGGCCATCAAAACCAAGCGCACCATCCAGTTTGTAGACTGGTGTCCAACAGGGTTCAAGGTGGGCATCAACTACCAGCCACCAACCGTGGTGCCAGGAGGCGACCTGGCCAAGGTTCCCCGCGCTGTCTGCATGTTGTCCAACACGACGGCCATCGCCGAAGCCTGGGCTCGGCTAGACCATAAGTTCGACCTCATGTACGCCAAGCGCGCCTTTGTCCACTGGTACGTGGGCGAAGGCATGGAGGAGGGCGAGTTCTCCGAGGCCCGTGAGGACATGGCCGCCCTCGAAAAGGATTACGAGGAGGTCGGCATGGACTCCAACGAAGCAGTCGACGAGGGCGAGGAGTACTAG